CGCAATCCCCTCCAGGGGCGCATCGAACAACAGGGAAACCAGCGTGATGACCGACAGCGTCGCCATAAAAATGACAAAGAGGCGGAAGATGAGATGCGGCCAGGCCGTCACCTCCTCCTCGGGCGCCTGGGCCTCGACCATGGGGGTCGTCCCCCGGGCCAGGGCCATCAGGCCGTAGGTCTTCCCGGTGTCCCACTTCCCGCTGTCGGCCGCCGTGGTCGGGCTTCCCGCGCCGCTGCCCTCCCGGGGCCGGGCCAGCCCGCCGTCCTTCCGGACGCGCCAGAGATGAACCGCCAGCACCAAAGAGAGGGCAATCGGTAAAATCGCCACGTGCAGCACGTAGAACCGCAGGAGCGCCCCCTGACCCACCTCCTGCCCGCCTAGCAACATGAAGCGAATCGTATCGCCCATCAGGGGCGGATAGGCGGCGATGCTCGAGCCGACCGTAATCGCCCAAAACGCGAGCTGATCCCAGGGAAGCAGATATCCCGTAAACGAGAGGAACATCGTCATCACCCAGAGGATCACCCCCAGCACCCAGTTGAACTCCCGCGGCGGCTTGTAGGAGCCCGTATAGAAAACCCGGCACATATGAATGAAGACCGCCGCCACCATCCCGTGCGCCGCCCAGCGGTGCATGTTCCGGAGGATGATCCCGTAGGAGACGACAAACTGCAGATCCTTCATGTCGTGATAGGCCCGGTCCACCGAAGGGACGTAATAGAACATCAAAAGGACGCCTGTGATTACAAGAATGAAAAACAGGAAAAGCGCGATCACACCCAAACCGAACGTCGCCGTAGGCCGGAGTGTGTGTACATTGACCCGCGCCGGCATGAT
The nucleotide sequence above comes from bacterium. Encoded proteins:
- a CDS encoding cytochrome b N-terminal domain-containing protein; its protein translation is MVDAAKAPKPGALSRWRKKMTSSRAWRSVMRHGYPDNDLDRMQAVVTNFFLHIMPARVNVHTLRPTATFGLGVIALFLFFILVITGVLLMFYYVPSVDRAYHDMKDLQFVVSYGIILRNMHRWAAHGMVAAVFIHMCRVFYTGSYKPPREFNWVLGVILWVMTMFLSFTGYLLPWDQLAFWAITVGSSIAAYPPLMGDTIRFMLLGGQEVGQGALLRFYVLHVAILPIALSLVLAVHLWRVRKDGGLARPREGSGAGSPTTAADSGKWDTGKTYGLMALARGTTPMVEAQAPEEEVTAWPHLIFRLFVIFMATLSVITLVSLLFDAPLEGIANPTHPPNPSKAPWYFLGLQELVSYSALMGGVVVPGLALLGLILIPYIDYSPQGEGVWFTSSGREKRLAWQSALSGAVSVPVLMVANAWFGIRILWAESPQLMVDVFNPATVLLVGLMIFSSTVVRRTGSRRLGAVALFSAYLGALVVLTIIGTFFRGANWAFVLPWASSGGGH